The window TAGGTCCCATCGACCATCTGTAAAAAGTAGcgtaaaataaaaaacgatGCATGATAAAAGTAATAAATGGAGATCattaatttcataaaaaaagaagTAGGGGTGTTGCGAGAATTTAGGAGAAAtattgctatttcttaagcAAATTTTGTTGTGGCCAAAGAAAGTTTATGTCTAAGGTAAAGGAGAATTTCGATATTTTAAGGGAGGGGGGTTCACCCGGTAATACAAATTTTACGAGCTTACGGAAGATGGCTTTGCTAGTTTCTATCTATTAAACAAGAAGAACAACTATAAAATACCTGGCTTGCGATGAAAGATAGCAACAGTACCATCAGCAAGTGCCGCAAGAACTCGACCATGAGTatgtctaaataaataaatacaaaaaatattggcTTTCCCCAAGCTAATCTTTACTATATTTAATTCTCCAATGCTAACTAAATTACCATTTCTGACACGTctcaaataaattttataaacttaCACAATGCTTAGTAAAGAATCTTTTAGTTTTGCTGACTGTAAGCATTTCTTCCAATTGGTTACCACTGAATGAATGTACACTCTGCAATATGATAGAAAAACATCGAAAAATGTTACGTATAGTGCTGATATAGTTTAAATGACGGACATCAGTTGACATAGTGATGATGCCACAAAAATATAGAGTGTCCAGATTTGTTATATGTAATATGTTACATTGTTATATGTAATATGTTACATTGTTATATGTAATATATTTCTATATGGCACCTGTTTGGGGGCCCATATACAAACATATTACATGGAAAAACAAATCTGGACACTAGATTGACAATAGACTGTCAATATTAACAACATCAACATACTTTCCTGACTGTGCACCCAACCACATAGTAGGAAGGAGGCTTGAAACTTTCAGAATATGGGAACCGTCAACCACATCATCATCAGGAAATGACTCCTCCTCTGCTTGGATACCCATCACACTTCCTGCGTGATCAGGAGACacttaaaagaaaaagtaaaagtgTTAAAAACATGTTTACACACTATATTTGCAACAGTGACGAGTTTATAAATAGAAAAGTtataaaggaaaataaaatattaagacAAAAAGAAGTCTTACTTTGTCTCTGACCACTGGAAGATCCTACTTGTCGGGATGATCTTTGAAGATCAGCTAAACATATTAAATAAAAAGTAGTACATCAACTTAATACTACGCAGTGTCTTGTTTATACTTTTAGTGACTATCTGACATATAGAGAGAACGGTAACGTTACCTCGCGTAACCCCTTCTGAAGCTGCATCTTCTATACCAAGTCCTGCCACTGCTGCCATACAGAGAAGATGTGAAGATGAAACTATGAACTGATCAAGAGCTACCGATGGATTGTTAGAATCTATGATGGTCACTTTACTGCAAGAATGTGTACTTGTGCCAATCCAAACAGTGGACGTGGACGGTTCCTTGAAGTCTAGAGGGACTCCAACAAAATTACCACCAGTTGTTCGACCTCCTGTAAGGTTTACACCAGATGCACACCATATCTAAAAAATCAGATAATGTAAACTTTATGCCATCATTCTGCTTGGCCTCTCATCAACCATCATAATTACAACAATCAAACTAATTTAAAACATACACAAAAAACTACCACTTCATATTATGGTTCTTTTGTCACCATCATTATTTGTAAGAGTGGTGCATGAACTATATAATCATGAGTGATATCTCATTTCAGTTACGCACAACTTCGAGATTCTAACATTTTATGTACATAATGTGTCATAATGATATACTACGAAGGACTAAAAACATATAAGATGCCAAAGGTTACAATGttacatttctttctttttaattaacgTTTAACATTATAACATGAGTTACATATGAGCTAAACTAGCGTATGTCACAAGCACCTACTCAAAGTTTATAAAGATGAAACCGCGGAGCAGCGAAAagataaatattaataaaaattatataatttaaaacgtaataACTTCTTCTTCGCCATATttaaaattaagtaaaataaaaatacgaaGTCAAAATCGgataaaaatgatataaaaatatgTAAGTATGCATATATATACCTTCATTGCGGGATCAGTGTTTAACGGTCGACAATAAACAGGTATGGGCACTGCCATTGGACCACTCTGATCTCCCGTATAGTTAGCAGGTAAGCTCCATCCGTACGCTTGTTTTCTTCCCTCTAAGTAAAATAAATAGTTTGAACAGGCTGATGACTgcatatttacaataaaaaaaacttcactGGCATTGCATGTTGTATTAGTGAAAAGATACGAAGATAagattcaaaaaaagaaaaattttgtcCAGCTTTCAGGAAGTACATGAGATAAGAGATCTTTCAATGGATAATCTAAATCAGACAGATGACAAATACCTGAATTTATATGCTCTTTAACAATTTTATAACGTTCTTTTCTTTCCAGTCTTTGTCTTTCAGTTAACCTATACGAAAAACAACACTACTTCATTGTCTAGCTCAGAAAAACAGCTGTTTATTATTTTCCATCAACGCTTACCCTTCAAAACCTGACTCCCCACTGTATCTAGCTGGATAATTACTCATGTTTGCAAGACCAACTGACGTGTGACGACGTGCCACAGGCACACTTCCTTGACTACCATACCAAACATTTATAGGCTGAGCAGGAGGACCTTTCTTGGGGGAAGTCGTTGATGAGCCACTCGAACTTGCAAAAAGATTACTGAATCTAAAAATAAGTTAGTATTTAACAGTTTGTTTTGTAGGTGCAAACACTCTTCATGTAATCTTGTTCCACCTCGAAAATCAAACAAGACATAGTGTAATACTTAACTTTAAAACAACGATACTATTAGTATTTATTATATCGAGGTTGAAACTTACAATTTCCAGATAGATGAAGACTTCTTCTTCTGTTGTAATGCTGTAATATGATTTTCTTTAGAAGCTCTAGGGGAAAACACAaagtttttcagaaatttaataattttaagaGACTACATATTTAAACAACTTGGTTAAAAATGATGGATCAGCAACTTAAAGACATGCTGAACATTAACATCACAGAAGCACTTGAAATAGCAAAAAACAAAGAGATTTGGGAACAACTTACAAAATAGACCTGTCTCAAATCGTAAATATATGCACGGCAATGTAAACTCGTTTACGAATAAACCGTTaatacaaaataagaaaaaaatatttaagtttcCAGAAAAGCTAATAGGTACAAACCGAATCATCTCAGTCCACCTAACAGCTTCCTGCAACTCCATTAACCTTTCCTTGTATTGGTTTCTCTCCATCAAAACTTTTGCCATCTCCACACGTGTGAAACGTTTGCGATTGGCAGATGAAATTTGTTCCTTTAAgagaacacaaatttttttatacgTTTCCTCTTCCACAACATTAATTAGAACAATATTGCAAACTACATACGAAAAATTTCACCCCAGACATTTATTTAGAAGGATTGCTTGCCTAAAGTTTctgtttaaaaagttttgaaaCCTTCAAAATGCTAGATGAGCTCCTAAAGAGCAAAGGTTTATATAGACCTGTATTGTCATTCATGGTAAGCATCAGTATATTCTTTCACAGTCAACATACCAACTATTCTTTAATTTATTATAGGactgtttttttcaattttccaaTTATGCTTATAAAACATACTGATAGATAGGAGGAGAAAGCATTTTTCATTGCAAAAACCATATAAGAATTTTTTGCTTTAGGCCTCTTTTACTCATTTAGCTGAAAACTAGTAACATCATCCCAGATGGACTTTGGTATCTTAATTCTTCAATTGGTTATAAGATTTAGATGActttttaaagtaaagtaaaaaatctgtttcacctgagttgttttatttttcaattgtATCTGAGCTTTGTCGTTTTCAAGACGtattctataaaaaataaaagttcccCAAGTGcattacattaaaaaaatcttaaaaattgaaatgtaaacagaatatttttaaacatgtcATACTTTTTTAGTGTTTGTTCTAATTCTGAAATTTTAAGTTTCATGCGAGCTTTTGTAGCTTGCAATCCATGCATTTCTTCTTCTTGCAGCTCATTTTCTCTGAAAACAACAAAACGATTtgaaaatcatcatcatcattatacTCCGCTTaacgttttccatgctagcatgggttggaggGGATATATAAATGACCCAAtcaagaataaatttttaaagaagcaGGTAATATTTGTAGATGACATAATAATAAGATGCAGTTAAAATAATACCacttaaagtttataaaaaaaattatctttccatTCATAACATCATTCTCTTTATGCTCTGACAAACAGACAGATGACGACTATCATCAAagaaatttattcttttatgctGTCTGGTAATAAATAAACATGCAAGTGGTTGCTAAGAAGATCATTCCCTACCCAGAAAGTTCTTCAACACGCCTTAATAGGTCATTTTTCTGTGTCTGCAACTTGTCTCTAAAAATGCGCAAACGTAAGTTAAAACACACCTAAAGTTGGTTTAATATGCACTTTAGGTCTACAGGTAAACACTATCTTATAGATACTATAGCACTGATATACTATACTTGTATATCATCCATTGGATGAAGTCTTGCACAAGCACAGGTTTTTAAATTCCAATATTACCTTATAACAGTCAATTCTTTATTTTCGTccaacaataaattaaattctcTTAACCCTTGTTGACCAACTAACTGCATTTCATTAGTTTCCATATCTGATGGTGTAACAACCTCTGATTCAAGCTCTGCAAACAAGGACACATTATTTTGCTGTACTTTTTGTGCTTGCTGAATGTCTATAGTGGGAGTTTCTTGAAATTCAACTGTATTAATTCTAGATTCAGTTTTCATAAGTTCTGGGGTCGAATGCAATATGGCTTTTGCCTCTGGACTAAGGTAAATCTCTGATTCTTTGACTGAAGATATGTCAGTGGCTGTCTGAAAAAACATACTTTCGTCATTATTTGTATCTTCACTAGTTGCTTTACTTCTCTGTATAACTGTTGAATCAGCTTTTACATTATCAGTATTAACAATCTCGTGTGATACACTACGCGATAAATCAGGTGCAGGAagtttttttagttgttttgtAGATAATTTTGAATCTAAATGAAAATGTTTCAAATAACCAGCTACAACTTATAATTCTTGTTTTGATTCAGTTacaaagtatttaaattaacagttaCAGAAAAAAAGAACTATACAATTTTCAAAAGGTGAGACCTTCTACAAATGCTTTCTCCTCATTTGTTACTTCATCTTCAAACGATAAATCATTTCTACTTTCTACAACTTCAGTGTTCTTTGTTAAGATCTGAGTTGAAGATGCACTTTTTAATGCTTCCTGTTGACTTTGAACAGCAAGGTTTGGCTGTGATGCAGATACTAGACCTTGCGCAACACCAAGTCGTTTCCTAATCAAATAAAACATTATTACATACATCATTTACCATTAAAGAGAATTCATATGATTGAAATGCCTAATATTATTAACATGATTCCAAATTCATTGACACTCCCTGACTTACACTAACAAGTGGTAAAAAGATGAATTTTTACCAAATGTAAAAACTAAGGCAAAATCTGTTTCATTTTAATtaaactattcaaaaattatatattcatgagggtttgtaaaatatttattataaacAAATTACTAGTTTTACTGGGTAAAAAAGAATCAAAGAAATCTTCACATAAAGCAGGTATCCATTATAATAATAGGCTTAGTTTTCGTGACAGAACGCCAAACAAGGCAAAAATTCAGCTTTCCAAAAGAGATGTTTTGTCTCCTAAAGAATGCATCAATAAGTGTCTCTTTATCTGCTATTTAAGCATTACATCATCACAAAGATTGATGTCAATAGTATTATTAAAGTTACTAAAAAAAACCATTGCAATGCACTTAaagtttaaggctaaataatttGAAAACAGATGGAAATAATTGACAAAATCTTCAGCACAGTTACTTAGGACCAAAATGAGACCAATTTCCCAAAGCTGTGTCAACTGGCCCGTTTCTAAACGCATGTTGACAACATCATCAAAAACACTTTAAACATCTATATCTCTGTAACTGTTCGTCAAAAGCACATCCTATATATTTTCGTTATAAATTTCTTTCCTGTTTTAATTGTTATTGTACaggtattgaaattatttaacttttctaTTGTTCTTCTGGCTAAGTGAATTTTCTTGGAGACATCATGCAACGTGACGTCAGGCATGGCTGTAAAGtatattataaaatttaatgtgaacaaaaaaaaatacaaaatcatgCAGCACCCCAGGGAGTTGTGTTTTAAGTACGAAATTAgcttataattttattaaatttttttaaaaaaatcttgtgGCCTCTTATTAGACAATGATATTTAAACTTACCTAAAACCGAGATTGGTTTCTGACGATGCAGAAGATGGTGACATTTTCGCTTGCATCTCCATTCTTTCCATGTAAGCATGTAGCATCTATAAAAATCGAATCAAACACATATGATGttgtacataatttttttatgcctCTACATAAGAATGTAGCAAAAGTTCCAGTTAATTTGAATATCTATTTGCTGGCATCAGTAAAGACTATCACATATTATTAGGTAGGTATTAAAAGTAGGGAGGTAGGTATTAAAGGTAGGGAGGTAGGTATTAAACTGGTTCACCAGTCAttactaaaaaattttaacaaggtaaattttaggaaaagtcacaaataCAGCTGTCTGAATTCATGATGGCATTCAGGTTACGCAGTCTTAAAAGCCCTCAAGGTTGACCTTGAAGACAGCAAAGTTTTACCCAGTACAGAAATAATAAGTACAGGTCTTTTCAACTTACTAATCTATTGCTTTCATGTCTATGATGGTAGATTGGGATGGGGGAGTCATAAATTTTAGAACAAgcataatataaataaaatatttagttttactGCTGTTAAAACCTCTACAAGGAGAAATTTTGTGGTCAAGATTTTTGTTTTGCTGTCGAAGCTGACCTTAAGGGTGGCAAAATTTTGCtgcaaaaattttttgctatttCGAAGGGCTGCCAATAGGATTCACAATATTTACTTTAAATCTGAACAACAAAATTACATGCATCATTAACAGGACAATATCTTActtacaaatgaaaaaaaacaaaaacggaTCATCAGattgtaaaataaaacaaaaatattacctCTGTGTGCCTTGTGTGTAAAACTTCATATTCTCTTTTCTGTTCACTGCATCGTTCTTCCAACCTATCAACTTACATAAGTAAAATGTATTATTATGGCATTATAATTTAGCTAGGCGCTTCCACTAATTTGTATCTAGAACTTCATACAAATTCGGATTtacttgaaaaaaagaaaacataactTATTTGTTTCCAACGGATTTTAAAATACTCTCTTTCTCGctagagaaaaaaacaaacctTGGTCttgaaagtttttaattttgctttctGCTTGCTTTCGTTGGTGCTCAAGTTGTTCGATTACACTTTGAAGTTCAGATCTATCTTGTTCTCGTGAATCCTCATATTCAAGGTATTTCTAAAACAAGTGTATTTTTTTCAGAAGAAAGAGATATGTAAATTTCTGGGCAAACATGAGAATAACTCCAATATTACCAGACGGGGTaaaattcatataaaatatattattcatatatataatttatatattttaattaaaatgttttaatgacatTTATATAACAAATAATCTATTATAATAATGTAAAGATTATGTCTTTTTGTAAGAGGCAATCCAGACATTCACTTTTTCTCCTTAAAATATGCGAGTAACTATATCTTATATGCTAAACGTCAAACAACTTATTTTGACATAACGTCACCACCTTTATATATCAGATTGAtatcaatgtttttgtttaaaatagtgAAGCCACTGCAATGCAGGTATAACTTTAAGGCCAACTAACTTGGAAAACGTCATCTCCTATGTGGGCAACTAGGGACCCCTCGAAACCAAAATTAGGCCAATTTTCCAAAGCTGGGGCAACCCAAGTATACATAATCCTACACATCAGCATTTCAAGTTTTACACAACAGAGGCAACAGCTAcacaaacttctaaaaaaattatttttgtccttTAGCAGGTCTTTGCCAATGTAAGCAAAACTTATAAACCCTCAACTCCTATGTGTATGTTGGAAATACATGGCCCTATACATTATCCTAAGCAGGGTTTCAAGCTCTTCACACAAGATGGGTaacaaatttctaaagaaaaaatTGTGCACCAACAGTTCAttactgacatcatcaaaaattaattgttggatattttccattgtttttgAGATGAGAATTAGAGAGATGATAATTACATGGCTGAAAAATGATTTTCAGTGCTAAATCTATACAATACTTAAactacaacaataaaaaaataacataaaaataactttactgtACCTTTTATTTATAAGCATtaactttataagaatattcagGATCAAGAAAAGTTTTAAGGTTTGCTTTCCCAACATATTGTATGTTTTGTTTGAAATGCCATGTTTTAAGGGCTATAtttatgtaaaatatattttgcacaaCAAACTTCAAAGTAACTCAGTTGCAGTGGTATTGGAGGAAAGATAAGAGCTGACactcagtttgtatgcaagtgagagaacttctgttacttattGGGTAGTACAGTGGGTGTTGAAAGAAGTGTTATGTCTAGAGTCACTTCCTCTGTTCCTAGTGAAAGTGACAAAGTCTTGTTATTGAGTAAACGTAGGTTGTATTAGGCCTCTGTAAAAATTGTTGTGCGGTAgta is drawn from Hydractinia symbiolongicarpus strain clone_291-10 chromosome 8, HSymV2.1, whole genome shotgun sequence and contains these coding sequences:
- the LOC130655885 gene encoding C-Jun-amino-terminal kinase-interacting protein 3-like isoform X2 — its product is MDAQLDSLDLAMNYQQEAVYSNSSNDDNAGEMSERVSTLASGIYSEFEKMIQKHGPDVVENLMPMVVNVLEQLESSYSEGNEQSMELEMIAEDNEQLITQYEREKQLRKLAEAKYLEYEDSREQDRSELQSVIEQLEHQRKQAESKIKNFQDQVDRLEERCSEQKREYEVLHTRHTEMLHAYMERMEMQAKMSPSSASSETNLGFRKRLGVAQGLVSASQPNLAVQSQQEALKSASSTQILTKNTEVVESRNDLSFEDEVTNEEKAFVEDSKLSTKQLKKLPAPDLSRSVSHEIVNTDNVKADSTVIQRSKATSEDTNNDEKLESEVVTPSDMETNEMQLVGQQGLREFNLLLDENKELTVIRDKLQTQKNDLLRRVEELSGENELQEEEMHGLQATKARMKLKISELEQTLKKIRLENDKAQIQLKNKTTQEQISSANRKRFTRVEMAKVLMERNQYKERLMELQEAVRWTEMIRASKENHITALQQKKKSSSIWKLFSNLFASSSGSSTTSPKKGPPAQPINVWYGSQGSVPVARRHTSVGLANMSNYPARYSGESGFEGLTERQRLERKERYKIVKEHINSEGRKQAYGWSLPANYTGDQSGPMAVPIPVYCRPLNTDPAMKIWCASGVNLTGGRTTGGNFVGVPLDFKEPSTSTVWIGTSTHSCSKVTIIDSNNPSVALDQFIVSSSHLLCMAAVAGLGIEDAASEGVTRADLQRSSRQVGSSSGQRQMSPDHAGSVMGIQAEEESFPDDDVVDGSHILKVSSLLPTMWLGAQSGKVYIHSVVTNWKKCLQSAKLKDSLLSIVHTHGRVLAALADGTVAIFHRKPDGRWDLSNYHLLDLGRPHHSIRCMTQVQDHVWCGYRNKVQVINPRTMKIEKSFDAHPRRESQVRQLACIGDGVWVSIRLDSTLRLYNAHTYHHLQDVDIEPYVSKMLGTSKLGFSFVRITALLLTDDRLWVGTGNGTVLSVPLVSSRPSRESETDPTKLALSSPHNGGREKRSDSQSLFMPYCAMVHAQLSFHGHRDSVKFFIAVPGSAANVEAAKAYSNAGARPPSPSNVGPNKGEDGSLLVMSGGEGYIDFRVGDDEPSDQSSETKGGVMVERSHLLVWQVGGSEDKVMS
- the LOC130655885 gene encoding C-Jun-amino-terminal kinase-interacting protein 3-like isoform X1 yields the protein MDAQLDSLDLAMNYQQEAVYSNSSNDDNAGEMSERVSTLASGIYSEFEKMIQKHGPDVVENLMPMVVNVLEQLESSYSEGNEQSMELEMIAEDNEQLITQYEREKQLRKLAEAKYLEYEDSREQDRSELQSVIEQLEHQRKQAESKIKNFQDQVDRLEERCSEQKREYEVLHTRHTEMLHAYMERMEMQAKMSPSSASSETNLGFRKRLGVAQGLVSASQPNLAVQSQQEALKSASSTQILTKNTEVVESRNDLSFEDEVTNEEKAFVEDSKLSTKQLKKLPAPDLSRSVSHEIVNTDNVKADSTVIQRSKATSEDTNNDESMFFQTATDISSVKESEIYLSPEAKAILHSTPELMKTESRINTVEFQETPTIDIQQAQKVQQNNVSLFAELESEVVTPSDMETNEMQLVGQQGLREFNLLLDENKELTVIRDKLQTQKNDLLRRVEELSGENELQEEEMHGLQATKARMKLKISELEQTLKKIRLENDKAQIQLKNKTTQEQISSANRKRFTRVEMAKVLMERNQYKERLMELQEAVRWTEMIRASKENHITALQQKKKSSSIWKLFSNLFASSSGSSTTSPKKGPPAQPINVWYGSQGSVPVARRHTSVGLANMSNYPARYSGESGFEGLTERQRLERKERYKIVKEHINSEGRKQAYGWSLPANYTGDQSGPMAVPIPVYCRPLNTDPAMKIWCASGVNLTGGRTTGGNFVGVPLDFKEPSTSTVWIGTSTHSCSKVTIIDSNNPSVALDQFIVSSSHLLCMAAVAGLGIEDAASEGVTRADLQRSSRQVGSSSGQRQMSPDHAGSVMGIQAEEESFPDDDVVDGSHILKVSSLLPTMWLGAQSGKVYIHSVVTNWKKCLQSAKLKDSLLSIVHTHGRVLAALADGTVAIFHRKPDGRWDLSNYHLLDLGRPHHSIRCMTQVQDHVWCGYRNKVQVINPRTMKIEKSFDAHPRRESQVRQLACIGDGVWVSIRLDSTLRLYNAHTYHHLQDVDIEPYVSKMLGTSKLGFSFVRITALLLTDDRLWVGTGNGTVLSVPLVSSRPSRESETDPTKLALSSPHNGGREKRSDSQSLFMPYCAMVHAQLSFHGHRDSVKFFIAVPGSAANVEAAKAYSNAGARPPSPSNVGPNKGEDGSLLVMSGGEGYIDFRVGDDEPSDQSSETKGGVMVERSHLLVWQVGGSEDKVMS